In Stomoxys calcitrans chromosome 2, idStoCalc2.1, whole genome shotgun sequence, the following proteins share a genomic window:
- the LOC106095713 gene encoding yemanuclein — translation MSDPKRVTLTTISSTVSSSLMTAGSSRFGADFLAPADKIAPSATVTKNGNKTLRLKVELFQTDCNKYPEFDYAKLLHVEKKKLKKLKQKSNGFSDPFEENDDDVARIAKELERKYGNAYVSGRGKNKRDEIDIGLGYDESDSFIDNTEAYDEMIPDEVETIEGGFYINCGALEFKKLHTESTTTKTDEIIKMPDRPRKRVISSSSSEESSSSDDEDEDDDDDSEDDDDDDEDSAEEASVETTKSKSSSSAAPAASTAAVVPIDKKTKATSNSSKKKTIVTPAENGNAAKKRKIKNVKSAVSTGSSSNSPKPPTDDLASDSERERNAKKIEKTTTVKDMLKAQRDNFLKSQTGNDPKSAISKQKGKSSAEEAESSEGSDDDDDDDDDDESDNNSDSNQSASKAKKDKKSASSNEENHGNEKIRSADTKLPEMEADVLASIIDFRDGLRSKNLTGKKIQFDEALSESLLKIDDSLLCIDKADRSSVYAHMEYQLSLPKYFFFRKARQLREREEKMKSKRAFNKLHKAVTETMPAVIASYDAELRRYAELQAANVNSDQPPKMPKKKFPWNPNLRNLLYDVYQVRWTSYPVLGKKKDTLEDFITIYMSKKVVEIWPKGWMRYEELQKEIEKRKTAAKKAKEKAAKLATASTAPASLNTASSTTQNPSQECNPRSNTNSDTESVASSSASSGLKRKNPEPGPSKTKPKAAKLNGEQQKSKNIPVGLDLTSPNKKTDHSINHIISPTSAATSTAAMATASSIFSSTVAALSQPLKHSNNTHVIDLDNYTCPNDIMQQAAAANAALASYALSNAASLNHTTAAAAAAPSSRRESSGDSEIEIVGFYPATKNANRKQKTNSRSGTPNSNPSGGEKTYNNNNNNRNSKKSLPPNSTVTSGALNLLGVEGYNKMVNAFMDLGEHLQVQPILKATAAQKSTQPPSSSSSAMPSNMPHQ, via the exons aaaaagttaaaaaaactgaaacaaaaatcaaatgGTTTCTCGGACCCCTTTGAGGAGAACGATGATGATGTAGCACGCATTGCAAAAGAATTAGAAAGAAAATATGGAAATGCGTACGTAAGTGGAAGAGGAAAAAACAAAAGGGATGAAATTGATATAGGACTGGGTTACGACGAATCTGATTCGTTTATTGATAACACAGAAGCG TATGATGAAATGATACCCGATGAAGTTGAAACAATAGAGGGAGGTTTCTACATCAACTGTGGAGCACTAGAGTTCAAAAAACTTCATACCGAGTCCACGACAACGAAAACCgatgaaattattaaaatgccAGATCGTCCCAGAAAGAGAGTAATATCGTCGTCCTCATCGGAGGAGTCCTCTTCTTCAGACGATGAAGATgaggacgatgatgatgattctgaagatgatgacgatgatgatgaagacTCGGCTGAAGAAGCTTCTGTAGAAActacaaaatcaaaatcaagCTCATCCGCTGCTCCTGCTGCATCCACTGCTGCAGTAGTTCCTATAGACAAAAAGACAAAAGCAACCTCAAATTCGAGCAAAAAGAAAACCATAGTTACGCCTGCAGAAAATGGCAATGCggcgaaaaaaagaaaaatcaaaaacgTTAAAAGTGCCGTTTCGACAGGTTCCTCTTCAAATTCTCCTAAACCTCCCACTGATGATTTGGCTTCAGATTCTGAGCGTGAACGTAATGCCAAGAAAATTGAGAAAACTACCACAGTCAAAGATATGCTCAAAGCTCAAAGAGATAATTTCCTAAAGTCTCAAACAGGCAACGATCCGAAATCAGCTATAAGCAAGCAAAAAGGTAAGTCTTCAGCAGAGGAAGCGGAATCTAGCGAAGGATCggacgacgacgatgatgatgatgatgacgatgaaagTGACAACAACAGCGATTCTAATCAAAGCGCCTCAAAGGCTAAGAAAGATAAAAAGTCAGCTTCGAGCAATGAAGAAAATCATGGAAATGAAA AAATAAGATCTGCAGATACTAAGCTACCCGAAATGGAGGCGGACGTTTTGGCCAGCATTATCGATTTTCGTGATGGTTTAAGATCTAAAAATCTTACTGGCAAAAAGATTCAATTCGATGAGGCCCTATCCGAAAGTTTACTCAA AATTGATGATTCTTTGTTGTGCATTGATAAAGCGGATCGCAGCAGTGTATATGCTCATATGGAGTATCAACTTTCTTTACCCAAATACTTCTTCTTCCGTAAAGCGAGACAGCTACGCGAAAGAGAGGAGAAAATGAAGAGTAAGCGAGCCTTCAACAAACTCCACAAAGCAGTTACAGAAACAATGCCCGCTGTCATAGCCAGTTATGATGCTGAACTAAGACGTTATGCCGAATTACA gGCGGCAAATGTTAATTCCGATCAACCTCCAAAAATGCCAAAGAAAAAATTCCCTTGGAATCCAAATTTGAG aaatctCCTATATGATGTCTATCAAGTACGATGGACTTCATATCCTGTTTTGGGGAAAAAGAAAGATACCTTGGAGGATTTTATCACCATCTATATGAGCAAAAAGGTTGTGGAAATATGGCCAAAGGGTTGGATGCGCTATGAGGAATTACAAAAGGAGATAGAAAAACGGAAAACGGCAGCTAAAAAGGCTAAAGAGAAGGCCGCCAAATTGGCCACTGCATCAACAGCGCCAGCTTCTCTTAATACTGCATCTAGCACAACACAGAATCCATCCCAAGAATGTAATCCACGTTCCAATACAAACTCTGATACAGAGTCTGTCGCCAGCAGTAGTGCATCATCGGGTTTGAAACGAAAAAATCCTGAGCCAGGTCCTAGCAAAACAAAACCGAAAGCGGCTAAATTGAATGGTGAACAACAAAAGTCCAAGAATATTCCTGTTGGCCTGGATTTGACATCACCCAATAAGAAAACGGATCACAGCATTAATCACATAATATCCCCAACTTCAGCTGCCACGAGTACGGCTGCCATGGCAACTGCTTCTTCAATATTTAGTTCAACCGTTGCTGCTCTATCTCAACCCTTGAAACATTCCAATAATACACATGTTATTGATCTCGACAATTATACATGTCCTAATGATATAATGCAGCAGGCAGCAGCCGCTAATGCAGCCCTAGCTTCGTATGCACTTTCTAATGCCGCCTCTCTGAATcacacaacagcagcagctgctGCTGCGCCCTCATCACGGCGAGAAAGCAGCGGGGACTCCGAAATAGAAATCGTTGGCTTTTATCCAGCGACCAAAAAtgcaaatagaaaacaaaagacTAACAGCCGCAGCGGCACTCCAAATTCGAATCCATCTGGAGGCGAAAAGACttacaataacaataataacaatagaAATTCAAAGAAGTCACTACCCCCAAACTCAACAGTAACTTCGGGAGCTTTGAATTTGCTTGGCGTTGAGGGTTACAATAAGATGGTTAATGCATTCATGGATTTGGGTGAg caTTTACAAGTTCAACCAATTTTAAAAGCGACAGCAGCTCAAAAGTCAACACAACCGCCGTCGTCCTCGTCATCAGCAATGCCCTCAAATATGCCGCATCAATGA